GTCGGGTTTCTCCATTGCTCGTGGTAAGACCCATGCTTTTGAAAAGATCTAAAACAGATAGTCCTTGGAAAACTTGATCTTTTGAAACAGTCATAGATGGTAAAGCTGCAAGCATCGCTTCATAATCTTCGCCTCCCGCTTTGACAAACAAACTTTCGGCTGTTTTTCGAGCTTCTTGGACGGCTCCTGTACCATGACAAAGAAGAGTTGCAGCATCAGCGAGTACTTTCTTCGCTTCATTAATCTCTGCACCTTCAAGGCTTTCAAGTCGTTTAATTTCATCTAAGGAAATTTCTGTATAGAGCCTTAAAAATCTACCCACATCTTGATCAGCAGTATTCCGCCAAAACTGCCAATAATCATAACTGGACAACATATCCTCATTAAGCCAAATTGCTCCCCGAGCAGTCTTGCCCATCTTTGCGCCATCAGATGTCGTAATAAGAGGTGTTGTCATGCCGTAAACATCTTTTTGATCTACACGTCTTACCAAATCAACACCACTCACTATGTTTCCCCACTGATCTGCTCCACCAAACTGTAGAACACATTCATAACGACGATTAAGCTCGAGAAAATCATAGGCTTGAAGTACCATATAGTTAAATTCAAGAAAGCTTAAGTTTTGCTCTCGTTCCAATCGCATACGAATACTATCAAAAGTCAGCATCCGATTAACAGAAAAATGCCGTCCATAATCTCTCAAGAAATCCAGATAATTTAATTGCAAAAGCCAATCAGCGTTATTCACGAGAATAGCTTCTGAAGCACCTTCTCCGAACTTCAGATATTTTTTAAAAATCTTTCCTATGCTGGCACTATTGTTCGCAATATCATCAACACTTAAAAGCTTGCGCATCTCATCTTTACCTGAAGGATCACCAGCACGTGTGGTTCCCCCTCCTATCAAAACAAGAGGTTTATGCCCATATTTTTGCAGCATACGCAGCAACATAATTTGCATAAGGTTTCCTACATGAA
The sequence above is drawn from the Candidatus Nucleicultrix amoebiphila FS5 genome and encodes:
- the tyrS gene encoding tyrosine--tRNA ligase; this translates as MATLKSEFLLECQNRGFLHQATDLEGLDHRLTQKPLVAYLGFDATATSLHVGNLMQIMLLRMLQKYGHKPLVLIGGGTTRAGDPSGKDEMRKLLSVDDIANNSASIGKIFKKYLKFGEGASEAILVNNADWLLQLNYLDFLRDYGRHFSVNRMLTFDSIRMRLEREQNLSFLEFNYMVLQAYDFLELNRRYECVLQFGGADQWGNIVSGVDLVRRVDQKDVYGMTTPLITTSDGAKMGKTARGAIWLNEDMLSSYDYWQFWRNTADQDVGRFLRLYTEISLDEIKRLESLEGAEINEAKKVLADAATLLCHGTGAVQEARKTAESLFVKAGGEDYEAMLAALPSMTVSKDQVFQGLSVLDLFKSMGLTTSNGETRRLIQGSGARLNDQLVSDEFYKVTLDDFDEKGRLKLTAGKKRHGLVILQS